A region from the Methylocella sp. genome encodes:
- a CDS encoding ammonium transporter, producing the protein MISFRTAHTTFKFLAFGLFIAIFASLIFLDQSSAQDAAAAAPPACDAKTLTACTPNSGDTAWMLTSVALVLMMTIPGLGLFYGGMVRKKNVGDTVVTSFAITCLITVLFTVLTYSLAFRAGSPFIGGLDRAFLQGILSDISKGVGNPNPLAPTIPETVYICFQMTFAIITPALIAGAFAERMKFSAMLWFIGLWAIFVYAPIAHWVWGPDGFLNSTNDAARVKVLDFAGGTVVHINSGVAGLMCALMLGRRRDAGPAHNVVLTFIGASLLWVGWFGFNAGSAVTAGMQAGMAMLVTQIATAVAALTWMFVEWSYRGKPTVVGICSGAVAGLVAITPASGFVGPGGAIAIGVAAGILCYLGVTGLKSALGYDDALDAFGVHAVGGATGAILTGVFAIQEYGGTSGLIEGNGAQVVNQLIGVGIVIAYDVVVSLVILKILDLFIGLRVSPDVELEGLDLTLHGEVVQ; encoded by the coding sequence ATGATATCCTTCAGAACCGCACATACGACGTTCAAGTTTCTCGCCTTCGGCCTCTTCATCGCAATATTTGCGTCGCTGATTTTCCTCGATCAATCCTCGGCGCAAGACGCCGCCGCCGCGGCGCCGCCCGCCTGCGACGCCAAGACCTTGACGGCGTGCACGCCCAATTCCGGCGACACGGCCTGGATGCTCACATCGGTGGCGCTGGTCCTGATGATGACCATTCCGGGCCTTGGACTGTTTTATGGCGGGATGGTCCGCAAGAAGAACGTCGGCGACACGGTGGTGACGAGCTTCGCCATTACCTGTCTCATAACTGTGCTGTTTACGGTTTTGACCTACAGCTTGGCCTTTCGCGCCGGATCGCCGTTCATCGGCGGCCTCGATCGCGCCTTCCTGCAAGGCATTTTGAGCGATATCTCCAAAGGCGTCGGCAATCCCAATCCGCTCGCGCCGACCATCCCCGAAACCGTCTACATATGTTTCCAAATGACCTTCGCGATCATCACGCCGGCGCTGATCGCGGGGGCGTTCGCCGAGCGCATGAAGTTCTCGGCGATGCTGTGGTTCATCGGACTCTGGGCGATCTTCGTGTACGCGCCGATCGCGCATTGGGTTTGGGGCCCCGACGGATTCCTGAACAGCACTAACGATGCGGCGCGCGTCAAAGTGCTCGACTTCGCCGGCGGCACGGTGGTTCACATCAACTCGGGCGTCGCGGGCTTGATGTGCGCCTTGATGCTCGGCCGGCGGAGGGATGCCGGGCCAGCGCATAATGTGGTGCTCACCTTCATTGGCGCCTCGCTGCTGTGGGTTGGCTGGTTTGGCTTCAACGCCGGCTCGGCCGTGACGGCAGGAATGCAGGCGGGCATGGCGATGCTGGTCACGCAAATCGCCACCGCCGTCGCGGCGCTGACCTGGATGTTTGTCGAATGGTCCTATCGCGGCAAGCCGACCGTCGTCGGCATCTGTTCGGGCGCCGTGGCCGGTCTCGTCGCCATTACGCCGGCCTCGGGTTTCGTCGGCCCGGGGGGAGCGATAGCAATCGGCGTCGCAGCGGGCATTTTGTGCTATCTCGGAGTGACGGGACTGAAATCCGCGTTAGGCTATGACGATGCGCTCGATGCCTTCGGAGTGCACGCGGTCGGCGGCGCGACCGGCGCCATCCTGACCGGAGTCTTCGCCATCCAGGAATATGGCGGCACATCGGGACTCATCGAAGGCAATGGGGCGCAAGTCGTCAATCAGCTCATTGGCGTCGGCATCGTGATCGCCTATGACGTCGTCGTTTCACTCGTTATTTTGAAGATCCTCGATCTGTTCATCGGATTGAGAGTGAGCCCCGACGTGGAGCTCGAAGGACTCGATCTGACGCTGCATGGAGAGGTCGTCCAGTAA